A single window of Jiangella alkaliphila DNA harbors:
- a CDS encoding NAD(P)H-binding protein: protein MNERAILVLGGTGTVGRRLVARLRDAGAPVRAASRHGDVRFDWSAPPTWEPALAGADRLFLMAPDGIAVEPAFVELAVESGVRRVVLLSSRGIEAMGDERLLAAEATVRGSGADWTILRADWFDQNFDEGFFQRAVMAGELALPLGDLRQAFVDAGDIAAAAAAVLTSEGHGGRRYDVTGPRPLSFAAAVEIIARVAGRPVRYLGTVDDYLAQQQAIGVPPEAAEGAAAAFTALAETGDAEPSDDVRRLTGRLPLSFETYAAGAAAAGAWSD from the coding sequence ATGAACGAGCGAGCGATCCTGGTCCTGGGTGGCACCGGCACCGTGGGGCGGCGGCTGGTCGCCCGGCTGCGCGACGCCGGCGCGCCGGTGCGGGCGGCGTCACGCCACGGCGACGTGCGCTTCGACTGGTCCGCGCCGCCGACGTGGGAGCCGGCGCTGGCCGGTGCCGATCGGCTGTTCCTCATGGCGCCCGACGGCATCGCGGTCGAGCCCGCGTTCGTCGAGCTGGCGGTGGAGTCCGGCGTGCGCCGCGTCGTGCTGCTGTCCAGCCGTGGCATCGAGGCCATGGGCGACGAGCGGTTGCTCGCCGCCGAGGCGACGGTGCGCGGGTCCGGTGCCGACTGGACCATCCTGCGCGCCGACTGGTTCGACCAGAACTTCGACGAGGGCTTCTTCCAGCGGGCTGTCATGGCCGGTGAGCTGGCGCTGCCGCTCGGCGACCTCCGCCAGGCCTTCGTCGACGCGGGCGACATCGCCGCCGCGGCCGCCGCGGTGCTCACCTCGGAGGGTCACGGTGGCCGGCGCTACGACGTCACCGGCCCGCGGCCGCTGTCGTTCGCCGCGGCCGTCGAGATCATCGCGCGGGTGGCCGGGCGGCCGGTGCGATACCTGGGCACCGTCGACGACTACCTCGCGCAGCAGCAGGCGATCGGCGTGCCACCCGAAGCGGCCGAGGGCGCCGCGGCCGCGTTCACCGCCCTCGCCGAGACCGGCGACGCCGAACCCAGCGACGACGTGCGCCGCCTCACCGGCCGCCTGCCGCTGTCGTTCGAGACGTACGCCGCCGGTGCGGCCGCCGCCGGCGCGTGGAGCGACTGA
- a CDS encoding VOC family protein: MSGATLASILLSSTDPDRLATWYAAALAPADDARVGDYRILRYGDFHLMIDRRDDVGPANPEPGRVILNFDVEDARSVAGRLDEMSVRWLAPLEDRDGSLFATAIDPDGNYVQIIQISPEHQAQMAANRA; this comes from the coding sequence ATGAGTGGCGCCACCCTCGCGAGCATCCTGCTGTCCAGCACCGACCCGGACCGCCTGGCCACGTGGTACGCCGCGGCGCTCGCCCCGGCCGACGACGCGCGCGTCGGCGACTACCGCATCCTGCGCTACGGCGACTTCCACCTGATGATCGACCGGCGCGACGACGTCGGGCCGGCCAACCCGGAGCCGGGCCGGGTGATCCTCAACTTCGACGTCGAGGACGCCCGCTCCGTGGCCGGGCGGCTGGACGAGATGAGCGTGCGCTGGCTGGCCCCGCTGGAGGACCGCGACGGCAGTCTGTTCGCCACCGCGATCGACCCGGACGGCAACTACGTCCAGATCATCCAGATCAGCCCCGAGCACCAAGCCCAGATGGCCGCGAACCGCGCATGA
- a CDS encoding TIGR03086 family metal-binding protein yields the protein MTEPPADAPELLERALAYTTVSLGLVRPALLSRPTPCAGWDLRALLRHMNDSLLALLEATGAGRVAAPRAGDAAAEADPVGTLRHRACRLLARCAAGAGPDIVAVGDRWLAARAVAAAGALEIAVHGWDVARACGADRPLPPPFALRLLGVSNLLVDDADRPVRFAPPLPGHDADEAGVRLLAFLGRDALAA from the coding sequence ATGACCGAGCCGCCGGCCGACGCGCCCGAGCTGCTCGAACGGGCGCTCGCCTACACGACGGTCAGCCTCGGGCTGGTCCGGCCGGCGCTGCTGTCGCGGCCCACGCCGTGCGCGGGCTGGGACCTGCGCGCGCTGCTGCGGCACATGAACGACTCGCTGCTGGCGCTGCTGGAGGCCACGGGGGCCGGCCGGGTCGCCGCGCCGCGCGCCGGCGACGCCGCGGCGGAGGCCGATCCGGTCGGCACGCTGCGGCACCGCGCCTGTCGACTGCTCGCCCGGTGCGCCGCCGGCGCCGGGCCGGACATCGTCGCGGTCGGGGACCGGTGGCTCGCCGCCCGCGCGGTCGCCGCGGCCGGAGCGCTGGAGATCGCCGTGCACGGCTGGGACGTCGCCCGCGCCTGCGGCGCCGACCGGCCGCTGCCGCCGCCGTTCGCGCTGCGCCTGCTAGGGGTGTCGAACCTGCTGGTCGACGACGCTGACCGGCCGGTGCGGTTCGCGCCGCCGCTGCCCGGGCACGACGCCGACGAGGCCGGCGTGCGGCTGCTCGCCTTCCTCGGCCGCGACGCGCTGGCCGCTTAG
- a CDS encoding sigma-70 family RNA polymerase sigma factor translates to MTAALTALPSIADDRRPVPSAAYRRQVTREATVHTTTDESTGDFQQLAQPYRRELLAHCYRMLGSVHDAEDLVQETYLRAWRAYDRFEDRSSLRTWLYRIATNACLTALESRNRRPMPTGLGGPSTEPSGDLLERSEVPWLEPLPDVAIGAGSTDGADPAAVVTSRESVRLALIAALQHLPPRQRAVLVLRDVLRWKAAEVADLLETSTAAVNSMLQRAHAQLGKVAPSEDDAVEPLPPEHEDLLARYVTAFEAYDIDALVRVLTADAAWEMPPFAAWFVGPADIRELILVQCPMKRAGDLRIVRTSANGQPALAQYLRDDEGVYRPFAVQVVSIGAAGITHVAQFFDVGLFPAFGLPDVLP, encoded by the coding sequence ATGACGGCAGCGCTCACCGCGCTCCCGTCCATCGCCGACGATCGCCGGCCGGTCCCGTCGGCGGCGTATCGTCGGCAGGTGACGAGGGAGGCGACGGTGCACACCACGACCGACGAGAGCACGGGCGACTTCCAGCAGCTCGCCCAGCCGTACCGGCGCGAGCTGCTGGCGCACTGCTACCGCATGCTCGGGTCGGTCCACGACGCCGAGGACCTGGTGCAGGAGACGTACCTGCGCGCCTGGCGGGCCTACGACCGGTTCGAGGACCGCTCGTCGTTGCGCACCTGGCTGTACCGCATCGCGACCAACGCCTGCCTCACGGCGCTGGAGAGCCGCAACCGCCGGCCGATGCCGACCGGGCTGGGCGGTCCGAGCACCGAGCCGAGTGGCGACCTGCTCGAACGGTCCGAGGTGCCGTGGCTGGAGCCGCTGCCCGACGTCGCGATCGGGGCCGGCAGCACCGACGGCGCCGACCCCGCCGCCGTCGTCACCTCGCGCGAGAGCGTCCGGCTGGCGCTGATCGCGGCGCTGCAGCACCTGCCGCCGCGGCAGCGTGCCGTGCTCGTCCTGCGCGACGTGCTCAGGTGGAAGGCCGCGGAGGTCGCCGACCTGCTCGAGACGTCGACCGCTGCGGTCAACAGCATGCTGCAACGGGCGCACGCCCAGCTGGGCAAGGTCGCGCCGTCCGAGGACGACGCCGTCGAGCCGCTGCCGCCGGAGCACGAGGACCTGCTGGCGCGATACGTCACCGCGTTCGAGGCCTACGACATCGACGCGCTGGTCCGGGTGCTCACCGCCGACGCGGCCTGGGAGATGCCGCCGTTCGCCGCCTGGTTCGTCGGCCCGGCCGACATCCGCGAGCTGATCCTCGTCCAGTGCCCGATGAAGCGCGCCGGCGACCTGCGCATCGTCCGCACGTCCGCCAACGGCCAGCCTGCGCTGGCGCAGTACCTGCGCGACGACGAGGGCGTCTATCGTCCGTTCGCGGTCCAGGTCGTGTCGATCGGTGCGGCCGGCATCACGCACGTGGCGCAGTTCTTCGACGTCGGCCTGTTCCCGGCGTTCGGGCTGCCGGACGTCCTGCCATGA
- a CDS encoding ABC transporter permease encodes MSDPTSAITTAEPASPGGADAPAAGGSGSSSTLVGDAWRELRRRPLFIIASLLVILLMVMAIAPQLFAGWFGNGDPRVCDLSRSIEGPASGHPFGFDKQGCDVYANVVHGARASISVGVLVTALTLVLALVLGSLAGFFGRVVDAVVSRFADVFFGFPFLLGALVVLTAFEARSILVVALVLAMFRWPSMTRVMRSSVIQVRDMDYVRASVGLGGSKVWLLRRHVLPNAITPIMVMVTLDIGTVIVVESTLTFLGVGLQAPAISWGLQLSNASTDFAAAPHLLIFPSLFLSLTVLSFIVLGDLIRDALDPRLR; translated from the coding sequence CCTCGCCCGGCGGTGCCGACGCGCCGGCCGCCGGTGGTTCGGGCAGTTCGTCGACGCTGGTCGGCGACGCCTGGCGGGAGCTGCGCCGGCGCCCGCTGTTCATCATCGCGTCGCTGCTGGTGATCCTGCTCATGGTGATGGCGATCGCGCCGCAGCTGTTCGCCGGCTGGTTCGGCAACGGCGACCCGCGCGTGTGCGACCTGTCGCGCAGCATCGAGGGCCCGGCGTCCGGCCACCCGTTCGGCTTCGACAAGCAGGGCTGCGACGTCTACGCGAACGTCGTGCACGGCGCCAGGGCCTCGATCAGCGTCGGCGTGCTGGTGACAGCGTTGACGCTGGTGCTCGCGCTGGTGCTGGGCAGCCTGGCCGGGTTCTTCGGCCGGGTCGTGGACGCCGTCGTGTCGCGGTTCGCGGACGTGTTCTTCGGGTTCCCGTTCCTGCTCGGCGCGCTGGTCGTGCTGACGGCGTTCGAGGCGCGCAGCATCCTGGTGGTCGCGTTGGTGCTGGCCATGTTCCGCTGGCCGTCGATGACCCGGGTGATGCGCTCGAGCGTCATCCAGGTGCGCGACATGGATTACGTGCGCGCGTCGGTCGGGCTGGGCGGCAGCAAGGTGTGGCTGCTGCGCCGGCACGTGCTGCCGAACGCGATCACGCCGATCATGGTCATGGTGACGCTCGACATCGGCACGGTCATCGTCGTCGAGTCCACCCTCACCTTCCTCGGCGTCGGCCTGCAGGCGCCCGCGATCTCGTGGGGGCTGCAGCTGTCGAACGCGTCGACGGACTTCGCGGCCGCCCCGCACCTGCTGATCTTCCCGTCGCTGTTCCTGAGCTTGACGGTGCTCAGCTTCATCGTGCTCGGCGACCTCATCCGCGACGCCCTGGACCCGCGGCTGCGCTGA